A region from the Metopolophium dirhodum isolate CAU chromosome 9, ASM1992520v1, whole genome shotgun sequence genome encodes:
- the LOC132952375 gene encoding putative nuclease HARBI1 encodes MHNTTVGAIVYEVCDAIWNRLSTTHLSIPTPEDFLSTANEFNVKWNFPHCIGCIDGKHIRLRSPTHSGTMYYNYKHFFSIVLQGVSDANYKFIFVDVGAYGKQSDGGTYASSTLSTFINNENNLPKSSNLEGTSVEVPFFMLGDDAYPLKHNIMKPFSKRLLSKEERIYNYRHARARRCVENAFGIMVSKWRLLHKPIETTVDNAIKIVQCICLLHNLIIDKEGQPCAQTLISAASSYENDRNEKNVRTNVIRPFNRSSNLATFVRDTLKNYFISPIGSISFQEQYANVQK; translated from the coding sequence atgcataatactACGGTTGGTGCAATTGTATATGAAGTATGTGACGCAATATGGAATAGACTATCGACAACACATTTATCTATTCCAACTCCAGAAGATTTTTTAAGTACAGCAAATGAATTTAATGTGAAATGGAACTTCCCACATTGTATTGGCTGTATAGACGGAAAACATATACGTTTACGAAGTCCTACTCACTCTGggactatgtattataattataaacattttttttccatcgtACTACAAGGTGTATCTGATgccaattataaatttatatttgttgatgTTGGAGCGTACGGAAAACAAAGCGACGGAGGAACATATGCATCATCAACTTTgtcaacttttataaataatgaaaataatctaCCAAAATCATCTAATTTGGAGGGAACATCTGTAGAAGTACCGTTTTTTATGTTAGGTGATGACGCTTAtccattaaaacataatattatgaaacccTTTTCTAAACGACTATTATCAAAAGAAgaacgtatttataattatcgtCATGCTCGTGCCCGTAGATGTGTAGAAAATGCTTTTGGAATTATGGTATCAAAATGGAGACTCTTGCATAAACCCATTGAAACAACAGTAGACAATGCAATTAAAATAGTTCAGTGTATTTGTCTTTTACATAACCTTATAATAGATAAAGAAGGGCAACCATGTGCACAAACACTAATATCTGCTGCGAGTTCGTATGAAAACgatagaaatgaaaaaaatgtaaggaCAAATGTAATAAGACCATTTAATCGGAGTTCAAACTTGGCGACTTTCGTAAgagatacattaaaaaattattttattagtccTATAGGATCGATTTCATTTCAAGAACAGTATGCAAACGTTCAAAAGTAG